The genomic segment TATCCACATGGAAAATGGTAAATTGATTTCGATAACATCATTGCCGGAACGATTCTAAACTCACTTTCAATTAACCAATGTTTTACAACAGATATGCAATATAAGTTAGTGATCCTCAGTTCTATTTTTGACCTATAGTTAATAAAGGTCCTTGTTTAGGTACAAAATAATGCCAGATATATTCCCCGATTATATAAAGCATCTTCAGCTGGTGATGGACGCTTTTATTAAGAGCGATAAAATCAAAAAGATGACCATTCCAAAAGGAAATAAGTATCTGACAACTAATGATGTTCACTGTGTTCAGGAAGGTTTTTTTTCTATTTATATGAAACAGGGGGAGCGTCTGCTGGCTTATTACGAAGGGCAAGCCATCTTCGGCCTGACTAATCATTATACTAATCCTATCTATTTTTATATTAAGCCCAGCAAAACCAGCACCATATATACCCTGACCACAGAAGAAGCCCAAAGAATAATTACCGAGCAGAATTTATACCAGTCAGTAAACTATATACTCGCTAATAACATGACCAAATTTTTTCATATGTATGAAGAAACCATTGCCCCTAATAATTATGCGTTTATTCGTCTGCTGCTGCTGGATTTAAATCAAACTAGTGATGACGTAAAATCCACCGTCACGGTAGCCTCTTACATTATTAAGCGGTCCGGATTATCACGTAGCTATGTGATGCTGGTGTTGTCTGAATTAAGAAAAGGCGGCTATATCCAGATGGAAAACGGCAAATTAATCGGAATAACGTCATTACCCCAGAAGTTCTAAACTTCAGCTCAATCAGTGACATTTTTACAAAAAATTAGCCAACCTCGTGGTGCCAGGCACCCGCGAGGCTTAGGATTAGCGTACTGCTGTAGGTAACAACACCCGACGGGCTCCTATATAGTGATCCTGCCAGTAATCGTCATCTAATCGACTAATCTGAATATCTTTGCCGGTACGTGGTGCCTGTATAAATTCACCATCCCCCAGATAAACACCGACATGGTCCGCATAACCACTTCTGCGGCTATGGGTTCGGAAGAAGACTAAATCACCGCTGTGTAACTGTTGTTTTTCAACTTTAATTGCCTGCTCGTCAGACATATGAAACATATTATTGGCAGTTCTTGGCAACGCTGATTTCAGATGCTCCCGATACGCATAGTTAACCAAACCACTGCAATCAAATCCAGTTCGGGGCGACATGCCACCATAACGATAAGGCTTACCCAGCTGTTTCATTAAGTTAGCAATCACTTCGCGTTTGGCGGTCACCATGGTGTTTTTCTGCACCGTCGAGATTTGCGGGTGCATACCTTCAGTAATGCGTAACTCATCAACATTGCGCTGACGGAATGGATTGCTACCCGCCAGAATTTCTTGTTGTTCATCAGACTGTTGATAAGCCTTATTGGCACCATTTAATGTCACGCGTTTTCGTTTGGTGCTTTTTTTAATCATCACCTGGGCTGCCAGCGGTGCTTTTTTACTCACTTTATGATGATTAGCCGCATGGGCATTAAACGAGAGAAACAGCATAAAAATGCAGATAACCCCTCCAACGGAGGAACGGAACAGGCTGTAGAGTGCGGTAGGTATAATTTGCGTCATAATTGTATGATTTGAATTTATATTTCTGTCTCAAACTGAAAAGTGGAAAAAGTTAAACCAGTCTATTCAGTTAAGCAGATTTTAAAACGCCTTTTTTGTAACTCAGACACATATAAAAATGACAAGATATTTCAAGCAGAAACAAGTCTGGCAAAAATGTGACATCCCTTGGGTCACTTGTTAAGTAAATGACCTTAAGCACTACAACTGACATTTAAGTCTTATTATTTTTCTCTGTTTATTCACTTTTTATGCAAACACCCCATCAGTGCCTCGCTGATGGTGTTTTTAGCTTCAGACTGCGAGAAAGTCCCGCGCTTTAATGTATTACCTCCATTCTGGCAAATAATTCAACTTCATTTCTGGCCCCCAGTTTACGCATCAGATGATATTTATGGGTACTGACCGTTTTGGCACTGCGACATAACTGTTCGGCGATCTGCACAATGCTATACCCTTGATACATTAGCTTTAGTACCCGCTGTTCAGCATCGGTAAGCGAGTCTACATCCGGGTCAATGCTCGCTACTGTCGATGGCATATACAGTGTTGAGCTAATTATCAGCTCTCCGGATAGCGCACGACTTATTTGCTGGCGCATCTCTGCTTCCGGCGTTTGCAACGCTAACAGGGATATCAAAGGCTGTTGGCATAACTTAATCATCTGCTCATCAGATAATAAATCGGTAATAACTAACATTGGCTTATCGCTGCGTATCGACTGCAACCACAATAGCCAGTTCACACCATCAACAGCCTCCTTTTCATTATCCCGAATATCGCTCACCACCAGATCCGCCTCAACTAATCCGGGGATACGGGCCATAACGCTGAAAGATTCTACCGCCTGAAAGATTACCTCAGGCAGGTGAGTACTGAGAAAATGCAGTAGTCCATTGCGAACTAATGGGCAGGCGTGCATCACAATGCCCTTTTTTACAACTGGTGCAATGCTTTCCATTATATCAGTATCTCTCTGGCCATCATTCGTCCCCCCAGCACCTGTAATTCACCGGGATTAACCATATGCAATTTATTCATCACCGATTTCTTTTGGGTGCTGATAGTACGTACATCTCTGCCGGATAATTGAGCAACATCTCCCACACTGAGTCCGGCCAGCAATGCCTGTGCAATATAACGTTCCTGAGGGCTTAATAATGAAACCTTCTGTTTCTCTTTACGCAGCATAATGCTGTGGAGAAACTCTTCTGGATCGGCCGGCATACTGAATACAGCATTAACACCGAATCCCAATAGCAAGTCCTTCAGATAAGATACGGTGTTACATAAATAGGCCGTGATATGAATTTTTTTGTCATATCCCGCGATAGCGGTCATCTGTTGCAATAAAGCCAGAGTATCCGTACCGCGACCAATATTTGTCAGCAGTAGGGTATCGGCCTGATATTGACTCACGGCATCAGCAAGTGTGGCTGTATCACTAATACGAACCAAAGTTATATGTTTTTTTACTGACATCTGAGCCAGATGTTGGATACCAAACCAGGCGATATCGCAAGGTTCCAGCACCAGAATGGTTTGAGGGGAAGTCTCTAAGCTTTTCATATTTTTTTTATTCAACGACATGATTGTATTCCTGTTAAATGTTGATCTACCCGCTGGCGGAGAATCACTTATTTCCACCGGCGGGTAATAAACACTTACTGATAAGTGAAGTTAACCAACACGCTGCTGGAAACTTGTCCGGGTTCTGCCGCACCCAAAGGCGTGTATAACCGGGCGGCTAATGGAAAGGTCACCGTACCCGCGTCAACATTGACCGTCATGGTGCTGTTATTAGATAAAACCACACTCCGATCGGCATCTTTCGCCATGTGACTGGCGGCGCTGCCCGCAGGTTCGGTATTGGCAAACAGCGTGTTATCAGTACTATCCGGCGTACCATTAAAGGTGACCGTACTTTTAGTTGTGCCTGCCGGGCAGTTGGTCAGATCCAGGCTAAAACTTATCCAAGTGCCGGTATCATTGGCATTCTGAAACAAAGATCTTCCCATGTTGCCAAGGCTCACTTCCTGACCCGCAATAAGAATCGGACTAACGGTACACGCAGCCGCTATGACCTTACCGCTAATATTAACATCGGCGGCATGTACCTCCTGCCCCGACGAAAAAGCAAGGACAGAAAGCAGCATATTGAGAAGAAAAATGCGTTTTAACATAATGGCTCTCCCGCCAGTTAACTGAGGTATCAGTTATAGGTGAAATCCATCATTGCGACAGTTTTGATATTACCTACGGTGGCGTTACCCGGGGTGCTGTATGGACGCGCCTGCAGATCAAAAGTGGCTTTTTTACTGGCATCAACATTAACCGTCATGGTGCTGTTATTACCTTTATCATCAACGGTGCATGAACGGTTTTGTACCTGAACCGATACGTTGGTGGCATAACCTGTACCGGTGGTATTGGCATACTTGTTAGCATCGTTACCATCCGCCGTACCGCTAAATTTAGCAGTCACTGAAGTGGTACCGGCAGGACAATTACTCAGAGTCACTTCAAACTCTTTCCAACCACCATATGTGTTGGCTCCACTAAGGGTTGCCGCAGTCACATCAGGCATAATCACATCGTAAGAACCA from the Limnobaculum zhutongyuii genome contains:
- a CDS encoding C40 family peptidase, translating into MTQIIPTALYSLFRSSVGGVICIFMLFLSFNAHAANHHKVSKKAPLAAQVMIKKSTKRKRVTLNGANKAYQQSDEQQEILAGSNPFRQRNVDELRITEGMHPQISTVQKNTMVTAKREVIANLMKQLGKPYRYGGMSPRTGFDCSGLVNYAYREHLKSALPRTANNMFHMSDEQAIKVEKQQLHSGDLVFFRTHSRRSGYADHVGVYLGDGEFIQAPRTGKDIQISRLDDDYWQDHYIGARRVLLPTAVR
- a CDS encoding fimbrial protein; translated protein: MLKRIFLLNMLLSVLAFSSGQEVHAADVNISGKVIAAACTVSPILIAGQEVSLGNMGRSLFQNANDTGTWISFSLDLTNCPAGTTKSTVTFNGTPDSTDNTLFANTEPAGSAASHMAKDADRSVVLSNNSTMTVNVDAGTVTFPLAARLYTPLGAAEPGQVSSSVLVNFTYQ
- a CDS encoding fimbrial protein encodes the protein MYIYKNRILNTTTIVTTFLLFSLGINAAPVTVNITGKVIAAACTIDNSGSYDVIMPDVTAATLSGANTYGGWKEFEVTLSNCPAGTTSVTAKFSGTADGNDANKYANTTGTGYATNVSVQVQNRSCTVDDKGNNSTMTVNVDASKKATFDLQARPYSTPGNATVGNIKTVAMMDFTYN
- a CDS encoding helix-turn-helix domain-containing protein; the protein is MPDIFPDYIKHLQLVMDAFIKSDKIKKMTIPKGNKYLTTNDVHCVQEGFFSIYMKQGERLLAYYEGQAIFGLTNHYTNPIYFYIKPSKTSTIYTLTTEEAQRIITEQNLYQSVNYILANNMTKFFHMYEETIAPNNYAFIRLLLLDLNQTSDDVKSTVTVASYIIKRSGLSRSYVMLVLSELRKGGYIQMENGKLIGITSLPQKF
- a CDS encoding helix-turn-helix transcriptional regulator, with product MESIAPVVKKGIVMHACPLVRNGLLHFLSTHLPEVIFQAVESFSVMARIPGLVEADLVVSDIRDNEKEAVDGVNWLLWLQSIRSDKPMLVITDLLSDEQMIKLCQQPLISLLALQTPEAEMRQQISRALSGELIISSTLYMPSTVASIDPDVDSLTDAEQRVLKLMYQGYSIVQIAEQLCRSAKTVSTHKYHLMRKLGARNEVELFARMEVIH
- a CDS encoding helix-turn-helix transcriptional regulator, which gives rise to MSLNKKNMKSLETSPQTILVLEPCDIAWFGIQHLAQMSVKKHITLVRISDTATLADAVSQYQADTLLLTNIGRGTDTLALLQQMTAIAGYDKKIHITAYLCNTVSYLKDLLLGFGVNAVFSMPADPEEFLHSIMLRKEKQKVSLLSPQERYIAQALLAGLSVGDVAQLSGRDVRTISTQKKSVMNKLHMVNPGELQVLGGRMMAREILI